A genomic stretch from Microplitis mediator isolate UGA2020A chromosome 10, iyMicMedi2.1, whole genome shotgun sequence includes:
- the LOC130675584 gene encoding uncharacterized protein LOC130675584, translated as MGLNPLTWKFRTLIYILAIVFFYIFFIFKKVHHVVVEVTIENTNPVDVWEYVADFSNVKKLNPTIENFNIIDETGNLDHWKYSVHYKEHLSQFPSIRNTAQGHYSIKPDGNGFLINSEHRTCFFTNYDCVNSKSSFKFVPDGRNTKCIEYVDYECPIVFSKFCYNEVMFQRNEIMNGLQRHFHVRNRQNNENRKQ; from the exons atgggcCTAAATCCATTGACGTGGAAATTTCGTACGCTCATTTATATTTTGGCAATAGtttttttctacatattttttatttttaaaaaagttcatCACGTAGTTGTTGAGGTTACTATTGAAAATACCAACCCGGTAGATGTGTGGGAGTATGTGGCAGATTTCAGTAATGTGAAGAAGTTAAATCCTACTAT agaaaactttaatattattgaTGAAACTGGAAATCTTGATCATTGGAAGTATTCTGTTCATTACAAAGAACATTTAAGTCAGTTTCCATCAATTCGTAACACAGCTCAAGGACATTATTCCATAAAACCTGATGGTAATGGTTTTCTAATTAATTCTGAACACCGGACATGTTTTTTTACGAATTATGACtgtg ttaattcaaAATCTTCATTCAAATTTGTACCTGATGGAAGGAACACAAAATGTATTGAATATGTGGACTACGAATGTCCAattgttttttcgaaattttgttaCAACGAAGTTATGTTCCAACGGAATGAAATAATGAACGGACTGCAACGTCACTTTCATGTGAGGAACCgtcaaaataatgaaaatagaaAACAATAA
- the LOC130675914 gene encoding eukaryotic translation initiation factor 4E type 2: MSEKYDTGKVSDESGDEDSTNQALKFRLPPIEIGPNENRLQYGYTLWYSRRSVGKQSDRRYAENLKFIGRFGSVEQFWSLYSHLSRPSELIPSSDFHLFKNGIKPMWEDLANRQGGRWAVTLRKGSVDRCWENLILAMLGEQFMVGEEICGAVVSVRFQEDKVCVWNKTSSDTATTGRIKETLRRVLQLPSDTLMDYKPHNERLKHAIIKSQSDGTVKQTF; the protein is encoded by the exons atGTCTGAAAAATACGACAC tgGTAAAGTAAGTGATGAAAGTGGAGATGAAGACTCTACTAACCAAGCTCTCAAATTCAGActg cctCCCATAGAAATAGGTCCAAACGAAAACCGTTTACAATATGGTTATACATTATGGTATAGTAGAAGATCTGTTGGCAAACAAAGTGATAGACGttatgctgaaaatttaaaattcattggaCGATTTGGTAGTGTCGAACAATTTTGGTCACTCTACAGTCATTTATCAAGACCATCGGAACTCATACCTTCGTCGGATTTTCATCTATTCAAAAATGGAATAAAACCTATGTGGgaa gaTTTAGCTAATAGACAAGGTGGAAGATGGGCAGTCACATTGAGAAAAGGTTCAGTAGATCGTTGCTGGGAGAATCTTATCCTAGCGATGTTGGGAGAACAGTTTATGGTCGGTGAAGAAATATGTGGAGCTGTTGTATCTGTAAGATTTCAG GAAGACAAAGTATGTGTATGGAATAAAACCTCGTCGGATACAGCAACGACCGGTCGTATTAAAGAAACTCTTCGACGTGTACTACAGTTACCTTCTGATACATTAATGGATTATAAACCGCATAATGAAAGACTTAAACACGCAATTATTAAAAGCCAAAGTGATGGGACAGTTaaacaaactttttaa
- the LOC130675915 gene encoding motile sperm domain-containing protein 1-like, which translates to MHSLRTPRKFPVFVFPQSITFYLDDQSTHKQVLTLYNPYEFPVKFKVLSTSPNKYKVVDPEGTIKSRCCVDIVVRHTALLVANCNVVDKFRIQMQEHPTKQVIGKRDVEAKLLPGACDTGRGTPDPDMFQQLPLNENRQQRNYSLASQSRTIERGTNYIALVAGIICIIGLLLPTQGEQSLSIPEYLHLSINFKLILSFVLGLVTIIILRL; encoded by the exons ATGCATTCATTACGTACACCAAGAAAATTTCCTGTTTTTGTATTTCCGCAGAGTATTACCTTCTATTTAGATGATCAATCGACACATAAACAAGTCCTGACACTTTATAATCCTTATGAATTTCCAGTCAAATTCaaag TTTTAAGTACTTCTCCAAACAAATACAAAGTTGTTGATCCTGAGGGAACAATAAAATCAAGATGCTGTGTGGACATTGTTGTAAGACATACTGCTCTCCTGGTTGCTAATTGCAATGTAGTAGATAAATTTAGAATTCAAATGCAAGAACACCCGACAaaacaa GTCATAGGAAAAAGAGATGTTGAAGCAAAATTATTACCAGGGGCCTGTGATACAGGAAGAGGAACTCCGGATCCTGATATGTTCCAACAGTTACCTCTCAATGAAAATAGGCAGCAAAGGAATTATTCTTTAGCTTCTCAATCACGGACAATAGaaa ggggAACAAATTATATAGCACTTGTTGCTGGAATTATTTGTATAATTGGACTACTTTTGCCTACTCAAGGTGAACAAAGTTTGAGCATACCTGAGTATCTTCATTTGTCAATTAATTTCAAACTTATATTATCTTTTGTGTTag gatTGGTtacaatcataattttaagATTGTAA
- the LOC130675851 gene encoding 26S proteasome complex subunit SEM1 — protein sequence MTDNKADKTKVDLGLLEEDDEFEEFPAEDWTAKDEDNEDISVWEDNWDDDDIEDDFNHQLRAQLEKQKTQTDNNSKD from the exons atgactgaCAACAAAGCAGATAAAACTAAGGTCGACTTAGGATTGCTTGAGGAGGATGATGAATTCGAGGAATTCCCTGCTGAAG attggACTGCAAAAGATGAAGATAATGAAGATATTAGTGTATGGGAAGACAACTGGGATGATGATGACATTGAAGATGATTTCAATCATCAATTGAG ggCACAactcgaaaaacaaaaaactcaAACCGATAACAATTCCAAGGACTAG
- the LOC130675850 gene encoding uncharacterized protein LOC130675850: MEQVIPMSWLNKILLTVSLGCVIFCLIIEQWFTLTSLSIYISLTWCIIVIIISTWLSCYLLKITLKAVSPINIHPVDKIIKKIINIEPETNNNKVPSPNDPSRNNKNECGQINDENNKISDKTEDINKIINEINEKFIDTWYGIISNDKTFNDESKKILKTLFEKIYSKILLINKIKLSHKFADILLLHLKEYRRALRRVEKGKAKDIEEAYRCIHPGSRSNSTLEHTLHRIVKIIIREFIQWEVTNSLPCKLLLSILAKKLSVILHQVSVPQWIFIRIIKYLKFTDNKTSSRDTDSGIVSHGLSTGITSATAAVIKRQLPNPVLNDNPIIEITSPKIVTSCKKNDRISLCLDGLSTIGHKGLWNDLNDVQIDYDNNDKYDDEDNDDHISPVYEEPTDFATTIARLRNLLQQKSTVSTPLPVEEKSFTYDGNQFVNLAIPWTEFHTSTDGSQQLLYCIQFDDVEQHGEDLFETTIATVRRQYADFVQLHKSLEELSNYSSIISDIRLPDGGRVEMENYLKTLCCKLSPDIPTQLRHFLRPNSGGSKKADAVAPRFDRFLAKTVTGVFNTLRTVVPGFEMDQEDDSVPMPTLMPLSDIPWRFVEDIKSKKITDELEMLLADRVDYCSVDTAYEAVESIEADGESELLSHWLKIVNTPYDEELEELDSKLTLSCIGIDLICEILAGIDSNNTLRQETVVRWTKLFFGNITESLISQYVFKFYNHLNLMSVFSNEQDDNYSEEIEVVEDKLFGILTAKISSELKFIFGENDVKKIIKFLLQSFECKKVNLDLLLQIVDILASELLAASKINDDNLLS; encoded by the coding sequence atggagCAGGTAATACCAATGagttggttaaataaaattctattgACTGTAAGTTTGGGATGTGTAATATTTTGTTTGATAATCGAACAATGGTTCACTTTGACATCattatctatttatatttcattgaCATGGTGCATAATTGTGATAATAATATCAACTTGGTTGAGTTgttatcttttaaaaataacattgaaaGCAGTTTCGCCAATTAACATCCACCcagttgataaaataattaaaaaaattatcaacattgAACCAGAAACAAACAACAACAAGGTACCATCTCCTAATGACCCATCTcgtaacaataaaaatgaatgtgGACAAATAAATgacgaaaataataaaatatctgataaaacagaagacataaataaaataataaatgaaatcaatgaaaaatttattgataccTGGTACGGAATTATCAGTAATGACAAAACATTCAACgatgaatcaaaaaaaattctcaagacactttttgaaaaaatttacagtaaaattttactaataaataaaataaaattgtcgcATAAATTTGCTGATATATTGTTACTGCATTTGAAAGAATATCGACGTGCGTTGCGTCGAGTTGAAAAGGGTAAAGCTAAAGATATTGAAGAAGCTTACAGATGTATACATCCAGGTTCCCGTAGTAATTCAACACTAGAACATACACTGCATcgtattgtaaaaattatcatacgCGAATTTATCCAGTGGGAAGTAACGAATTCTTTAccatgtaaattattattatcaatacttgccaaaaaattatctgttATTTTACATCAAGTATCTGTACCTCAGTGGATTTTtattagaataattaaatatttaaaatttactgataataaaacATCATCTAGAGATACCGATAGCGGTATAGTATCTCATGGTTTAAGTACAGGAATAACTTCAGCGACAGCTGCGGTAATAAAAAGACAGTTGCCAAATCCAGTATTAAATGATAAtccaataattgaaataacttCACCTAAAATAGTGAcctcgtgtaaaaaaaatgacagaaTATCTCTGTGTCTTGATGGACTGTCGACAATTGGACACAAGGGATTGTGGAATGATTTGAATGATGTACAAATAGATTacgataataatgataaatatgaCGACGAAGACAATGACGATCATATATCACCGGTGTATGAAGAGCCTACAGATTTCGCGACGACAATCGCACGTTTGAGAAATTTACTCCAACAAAAATCAACAGTCAGCACTCCGTTGCCTGTTGAAGAAAAATCTTTTACGTATGACGGCAATCAGTTTGTTAATTTAGCGATACCTTGGACTGAATTTCATACATCAACTGACGGCTCGCAGCAGTTGTTGTACTGCATACAATTTGATGACGTTGAACAACACGGTGAAGATTTGTTTGAAACAACGATCGCGACTGTGAGAAGACAGTACGCGGATTTCGTACAATTGCACAAGAGTTTAGaagaattatcaaattattccTCAATTATATCAGACATTCGTTTGCCAGATGGAGGTCGTGTggaaatggaaaattatttgaaaacacTCTGCTGTAAATTGTCGCCTGACATTCCAACGCAGCTAAGACACTTTTTAAGACCAAATAGTGGAGGCAGTAAAAAAGCGGATGCTGTTGCTCCGAGATTCGATAGATTTTTAGCCAAAACAGTTACCGGAGTATTCAATACTTTAAGAACAGTAGTACCGGGTTTTGAAATGGATCAAGAAGATGACAGTGTTCCGATGCCGACACTCATGCCTTTGTCAGACATTCCATGGAGGTTTGTTGAAGAcattaaatcgaaaaaaattactgatgaATTGGAGATGCTGTTGGCTGATAGAGTAGATTATTGTTCTGTTGACACTGCGTACGAAGCCGTTGAGTCTATTGAGGCTGATGGTGAATCTGAACTCTTATCGCATTGGCTAAAAATAGTTAACACTCCGTATGACGAAGAACTTGAAGAGTTAGACAGTAAATTAACTCTGTCTTGTATAGGCATTGATTTGATATGTGAAATTTTAGCTGGCATTGATAGTAACAATACACTGAGACAGGAAACTGTTGTAAGATggacgaaattattttttggtaaCATCACAGAGTCATTAATTAGTCagtatgtttttaaattttataatcatttgAATTTGATGTCAGTATTTTCGAATGAACAGGATGATAATTACAGTGAAGAGATTGAAGTTGTggaagataaattatttgggATACTGACAGCTAAAATATCAagtgaattgaaatttatttttggggaaaatgatgtaaaaaaaataattaaatttttattgcagtcatttgaatgtaaaaaagtaaatcttGATTTGTTGCTGCAAATTGTTGATATTTTAGCATCAGAATTGTTGGCTGCGtctaaaattaatgatgataatttgctatcataa